A genomic window from Phocoena sinus isolate mPhoSin1 chromosome 20, mPhoSin1.pri, whole genome shotgun sequence includes:
- the LOC116745774 gene encoding cytochrome c oxidase subunit NDUFA4-like encodes MICQIIGQAKEHPSLIPLFIFIGPGGTGAALYVLRLALFNPDVSWDRENNPEPWNKLGPNDQYKFYSVNVDYSKLKKEGPDF; translated from the coding sequence ATGATCTGCCAGATCATCGGTCAGGCCAAGGAGCATCCTAGCTTGATCCCCCTCTTCATATTTATTGGACCGGGAGGTACTGGAGCAGCGCTGTATGTTTTGCGCCTGGCATTGTTCAATCCAGATGTCAGTTGGGACAGAGAGAATAACCCAGAACCCTGGAACAAACTGGGTCCCAATGATCAGTACAAGTTCTACTCAGTGAATGTAGATTACAGCAAACTGAAGAAAGAAGGTCCAGACTTCTAA